A DNA window from Leptolyngbya sp. KIOST-1 contains the following coding sequences:
- a CDS encoding DNA cytosine methyltransferase, translating to MKALSLFSGAMGLDIGLEACGIEIAACCEVDKWCCETIRANRPNIRIYQDSISKLDPQAVAEDLNLTSSFIVVGGPPCQSFSSGGNRGGLSDPRGNLIFEYFKFVKQLKPQAFIFENVGNLLTSALKHRPINLRPGKQWNLASYSSNFNKHSDDGNAQLEEAELSGSAFRYLLDELHSLRYSLTFGILNAADYGTPQKRIRFCMLGFRDVGACGLPKPTHGEFAPLPHITLREAIGDLVDNPGSHSIYTDSVANLFRKVPPGGNWRDLTLEEQKKALGQSFHSGGGKTGFMRRLSWDFPAPTLTTKANRKGTALCHPEKIRPLSVKEYMRIQGFPDDWFISGSMNQQYQQIGNAVPVLLGKALGEKVLDTVSKGEPKYEPTKNDLTVMTETSLQKLRSYAKNNRKKTEYQQLPLNLTHG from the coding sequence GTGAAAGCGTTATCTCTATTTTCCGGAGCAATGGGCCTTGATATTGGTTTGGAGGCTTGCGGCATTGAAATTGCCGCATGTTGTGAAGTAGATAAATGGTGTTGCGAAACCATAAGGGCCAACCGACCAAATATCAGAATCTATCAAGATTCTATTTCCAAACTCGATCCTCAGGCGGTAGCTGAGGACCTGAATCTAACTTCTTCCTTTATCGTCGTTGGTGGACCACCTTGCCAAAGCTTTTCTAGTGGTGGCAATAGAGGCGGTTTAAGCGATCCTAGAGGAAATCTTATTTTCGAGTATTTTAAGTTTGTCAAACAACTAAAACCTCAAGCTTTTATTTTTGAAAATGTAGGCAACCTGTTGACTTCTGCATTAAAGCATCGGCCAATCAACTTAAGACCTGGAAAACAGTGGAATTTAGCAAGTTATAGTAGTAATTTTAACAAGCATAGTGATGACGGAAATGCTCAGCTAGAGGAAGCTGAATTGTCAGGAAGTGCTTTTAGATATCTTTTGGATGAGCTACATTCCCTACGGTATTCACTGACTTTTGGTATTCTTAACGCAGCTGATTATGGAACACCACAAAAAAGAATTCGATTTTGCATGCTTGGTTTTAGAGATGTAGGAGCATGCGGTCTACCAAAACCTACACATGGCGAATTTGCTCCCTTACCTCACATTACTCTACGAGAAGCCATTGGTGATTTAGTCGATAATCCAGGATCACACTCTATTTATACCGATAGCGTTGCTAACTTATTCCGTAAAGTGCCACCTGGTGGAAATTGGAGAGATCTCACACTTGAAGAGCAGAAAAAGGCTCTTGGTCAATCTTTCCACTCTGGAGGTGGAAAAACGGGGTTCATGAGACGTCTATCGTGGGATTTTCCCGCACCAACTCTAACGACAAAAGCCAACCGTAAAGGAACAGCTCTATGTCATCCTGAAAAGATTCGTCCCCTGTCAGTCAAGGAATATATGAGGATTCAGGGATTTCCTGATGATTGGTTCATATCAGGCTCAATGAATCAACAGTATCAGCAAATAGGTAATGCTGTACCTGTCCTTCTTGGAAAAGCTTTAGGGGAAAAGGTATTAGATACAGTTTCGAAAGGAGAACCAAAGTATGAACCTACCAAGAACGATTTAACTGTAATGACTGAGACGTCATTACAGAAGCTCAGATCCTACGCTAAGAACAACAGAAAAAAAACAGAGTATCAACAACTGCCGTTGAACTTGACACATGGTTAA
- a CDS encoding glutathione S-transferase family protein codes for MGLGLLVNGQWQQKRDQEDEQGRFVRPETDFHQWTKVDGSSDFKPEAGRYHLYVSLACPWANRTLIMRELKGLTEAISISVVDPYMGDDGWFFSDYPDAIPDQVNGAKYLRDLYTKAKPDISGRVTVPILWDKQTGTIVNNESREIIRMLDTEWNDIATTDVDLYPKSLQAKIDEAIDAIYQPINNGVYRAGFATKQGAYEEAVSELFDALDHWEEVLGKQRYLCGDRLTEADICMFTTLYRFDAVYYVHFKCNLRRIVDYPNLWGYLRDLYQQPAFKNTCNMDHIKRHYYMSHPGVNPHQIVPMGPVIDFDEPSNRAQRFSLTAGSAR; via the coding sequence ATGGGACTGGGTTTACTCGTCAACGGCCAGTGGCAGCAAAAGCGCGACCAGGAAGATGAGCAGGGGCGCTTTGTGCGGCCCGAAACCGACTTTCACCAATGGACGAAGGTCGACGGCAGCAGCGACTTCAAGCCCGAGGCGGGGCGCTACCACCTCTACGTCTCCCTGGCCTGCCCCTGGGCCAACCGCACGCTGATTATGCGCGAGCTAAAGGGCCTCACCGAGGCGATTTCGATCTCGGTTGTGGACCCCTACATGGGCGACGACGGCTGGTTCTTCAGCGACTATCCCGACGCGATTCCTGACCAGGTGAACGGGGCGAAGTACCTGCGAGACCTCTACACCAAGGCCAAGCCCGACATTTCAGGCCGGGTGACGGTGCCGATTCTGTGGGACAAGCAGACCGGCACCATCGTCAACAACGAGTCGCGCGAGATCATTCGCATGCTCGACACCGAGTGGAACGACATTGCCACCACCGACGTCGACCTATATCCCAAATCGCTTCAGGCCAAAATTGACGAGGCCATCGACGCCATCTATCAGCCGATCAACAATGGTGTGTACCGGGCCGGGTTTGCCACCAAACAGGGGGCCTACGAAGAAGCGGTGAGCGAACTGTTCGACGCCCTGGACCACTGGGAGGAGGTGCTGGGCAAGCAGCGCTACCTGTGCGGCGATCGCCTCACCGAAGCCGACATCTGCATGTTCACCACCCTCTATCGTTTCGATGCGGTCTACTACGTGCACTTCAAGTGCAACCTGCGCCGCATTGTGGACTACCCCAACCTGTGGGGCTACCTGCGGGATCTGTACCAGCAGCCCGCTTTCAAAAACACCTGCAACATGGACCACATCAAGCGCCACTACTACATGAGCCACCCCGGCGTGAACCCGCACCAGATTGTGCCAATGGGGCCGGTGATTGACTTTGACGAGCCGAGCAATCGCGCCCAGCGCTTCAGCCTCACCGCTGGCAGCGCCCGCTAG
- a CDS encoding putative toxin-antitoxin system toxin component, PIN family, protein MRVVIDVNVWVSGLLWGGVPGRVLTMAYTQQITSCVSEELLLELKITLEREKFSDRLRLRNLTSAKAVAIVQAVSETAELTAISVPELRDPADLKIAATAIAARATHLITGDQDLLVLRAIQNIFIVTPSQFVDGVALS, encoded by the coding sequence ATGAGGGTCGTTATTGATGTCAATGTTTGGGTGTCTGGTCTACTGTGGGGTGGCGTACCGGGACGAGTCTTGACCATGGCCTATACTCAGCAAATTACTAGCTGTGTGTCTGAGGAGCTGTTGTTGGAGTTGAAAATTACTCTGGAACGCGAAAAATTTAGCGATCGCTTGCGACTCCGCAATCTCACATCAGCCAAAGCTGTAGCAATCGTCCAAGCAGTCTCCGAAACCGCTGAACTTACGGCAATCAGTGTTCCTGAATTACGCGATCCAGCAGATCTGAAAATTGCGGCGACGGCGATTGCTGCTCGGGCAACTCACCTCATCACGGGCGATCAAGATCTACTTGTACTTAGGGCAATCCAAAACATTTTCATCGTGACACCCAGTCAATTTGTTGATGGGGTGGCACTCTCATAA
- a CDS encoding Uma2 family endonuclease encodes MVTLELRQIEVPLGKSLVLRDVSWAEFEAILAELGNHRSTRIAYDDGFLEIMAPLPEHEYFKQTISTAIEDVAEVLEQDYECYGSTTWRREAQQAGIEPDNCFYFQNEALVRGKLEFDLDRDPPPDLALEVDLTSKSLDRFPIYARLGVPEIWCYDSGVLTIYLLEGDRYATSEQSRVFPTLDIRALPQLVESQRSAGRLALRRSVREWVKGQS; translated from the coding sequence ATGGTCACCCTTGAGCTACGCCAAATTGAGGTACCCCTGGGCAAGAGCCTGGTGCTGCGCGACGTGAGCTGGGCTGAGTTCGAGGCCATCCTTGCCGAGTTAGGCAACCACCGCAGCACCCGCATCGCCTACGACGACGGATTTTTAGAAATCATGGCCCCCCTGCCAGAGCACGAATACTTTAAACAGACGATTAGCACCGCTATTGAAGATGTGGCCGAGGTACTAGAGCAAGATTATGAGTGCTACGGCTCCACCACTTGGCGACGCGAGGCTCAGCAGGCGGGCATCGAACCTGACAACTGCTTCTACTTTCAAAACGAGGCGCTGGTGCGGGGCAAGCTGGAGTTTGATCTAGACCGCGACCCGCCCCCCGATCTGGCTCTTGAAGTCGATCTCACTAGCAAATCCCTCGATCGCTTCCCGATCTACGCCCGGCTAGGCGTGCCAGAAATTTGGTGCTATGACAGCGGTGTGCTGACGATTTATCTATTGGAGGGCGATCGCTACGCGACATCAGAACAAAGCCGAGTGTTTCCCACGCTGGATATTCGCGCCCTGCCGCAGCTAGTTGAATCGCAGCGATCGGCGGGGCGACTGGCTTTGCGGCGATCGGTTAGAGAGTGGGTAAAAGGCCAATCGTAG
- a CDS encoding GH1 family beta-glucosidase: protein MVYAFPSGFQWGVATSAYQIEGAADSRGPSVWDTFSQTPGRVLHGDTGAVACDHLHRYRDDIALMADLGVRHYRFSISWPRILPQGRGAVNEAGLAFYSELVDTLLEFGITPHATLFHWDSPQALEDEYGSWRSRQIAQDFADYGAVVVRALGDRVTHWMTLNEIFCFTHLGYGVGQVPEMAPGTVVQTAKEVWQTSHHALLAHGLGCQAIRAHSPQPCQVALVDNYLATVPLTDTPADIAAAQAAFPLAGTNGGILYPALTGEYSPQLLEDLGDQAPEIQPGDLELIHQPLDSLGFNVYTGVYVRAAETNRGFEMLPFPQGYPRLHMPWLHLLPDSLYWGVRHISDTLQRPELRVFITENGCAAQDALTPTGEVLDLDRIQYLQQYLRSAHRAAQEGYPLGGYFLWSFLDNFEWAYGRDRRFGLTYIDYATQQRIPKASYHWYARCIAENRVV from the coding sequence ATGGTCTACGCATTTCCATCGGGGTTTCAGTGGGGGGTGGCCACCTCCGCCTATCAAATTGAGGGGGCCGCCGACTCGCGCGGCCCCAGTGTGTGGGACACCTTTAGCCAGACGCCGGGGCGGGTGCTGCATGGGGATACGGGGGCCGTTGCCTGCGACCACCTGCACCGCTACCGCGACGACATTGCCCTGATGGCGGACCTGGGGGTGCGCCACTACCGCTTTAGCATTTCCTGGCCCCGCATTTTGCCCCAGGGGCGCGGCGCGGTGAATGAGGCCGGACTGGCCTTCTACAGTGAACTGGTGGATACCCTGCTGGAGTTTGGCATCACCCCCCACGCCACCCTGTTCCACTGGGATAGCCCCCAGGCGCTAGAAGACGAGTACGGCTCCTGGCGCAGTCGGCAGATAGCGCAGGACTTTGCCGACTATGGGGCGGTGGTGGTGAGGGCACTGGGCGATCGCGTCACCCACTGGATGACCCTGAACGAGATTTTTTGCTTTACCCACCTGGGCTACGGCGTTGGCCAGGTGCCCGAAATGGCCCCCGGCACGGTCGTTCAAACCGCCAAAGAGGTCTGGCAGACCTCCCACCACGCCCTGCTGGCCCACGGCCTGGGCTGCCAGGCGATTCGCGCCCACTCGCCTCAGCCCTGCCAGGTGGCCCTGGTGGACAACTACCTGGCCACCGTCCCCCTCACCGATACTCCGGCAGACATTGCCGCTGCCCAGGCTGCTTTCCCGCTGGCGGGCACCAACGGCGGCATCCTCTACCCGGCGCTGACGGGGGAGTACAGCCCCCAACTGTTAGAGGACCTGGGCGATCAGGCCCCGGAGATTCAGCCCGGTGACCTGGAGCTGATCCATCAGCCGCTGGACTCCCTGGGCTTTAATGTCTACACGGGTGTCTACGTACGGGCCGCTGAGACTAACCGGGGCTTTGAAATGCTGCCCTTTCCCCAGGGCTACCCGCGCCTGCACATGCCCTGGCTGCACCTGTTGCCCGACAGCCTCTACTGGGGCGTGCGCCACATCAGCGATACCCTCCAGCGCCCCGAACTGCGGGTCTTTATCACCGAAAACGGCTGCGCTGCCCAGGACGCACTGACCCCCACGGGCGAGGTGCTGGACCTGGACCGGATTCAGTACCTGCAACAGTACCTGCGATCGGCCCACCGGGCGGCGCAGGAGGGTTACCCCCTGGGGGGCTACTTTCTGTGGAGCTTTCTGGACAACTTTGAGTGGGCCTACGGGCGCGATCGCCGCTTCGGCCTCACCTACATCGACTACGCCACCCAGCAGCGCATCCCCAAGGCCAGCTACCACTGGTACGCCCGCTGCATAGCCGAAAATCGGGTGGTGTAG
- a CDS encoding pentapeptide repeat-containing protein, with amino-acid sequence MANEGQVALLKQGSEVWNAWRKRNPKTEIDLSKANLSGANLSFANLSNATLSYGKLIGTDLSNADLRNTDVNSADLSESDLSYSNLSYADLTGADFFLAHLSYSNLSYADLSYADLFDANLSFANLSNANLYGSQVLNANLTQAILTGACIADWQIGSSTILKDIKCDYVFRTYDYRKEKFSGRLPVDSESTFAPGEFTQRFQIIASALETIDITFTEGIDWQAFFQSFQDLRDSRPNEAISIQGMERKGDAFIVRLEVEAEADKAAIETEVKQRYAHQLAALEAQYQEQLRLQSDEIAHYRQTQSSLLHIVQTMAEKDSISQTFHGPVGNVAGTNQGQMTAYINQNNEAISQLIAALRASAQTFPPEQKDDVLMELDDLEGDLSKPEKQEPKRIGKRLQRLIAAGTAAATLAGGAATFAGDVNDFTANVLELGEKIGLSKDAIQGNP; translated from the coding sequence ATGGCAAATGAAGGACAAGTTGCTTTGCTTAAGCAAGGGAGTGAGGTCTGGAACGCATGGAGAAAGAGAAATCCTAAAACTGAGATAGACCTTAGTAAGGCCAATCTTAGCGGAGCAAATCTTAGCTTTGCTAACCTAAGTAACGCGACGCTAAGTTACGGCAAATTGATCGGTACAGACCTTAGCAACGCCGACCTCAGAAATACTGACGTTAACAGCGCTGACCTTAGCGAATCCGACCTCAGCTACTCAAACCTCAGCTATGCTGATCTCACGGGTGCTGACTTCTTCCTCGCCCACCTCAGCTACTCAAACCTCAGCTATGCTGATCTCAGCTATGCTGACCTCTTTGACGCTAACCTCAGCTTTGCTAACCTAAGCAACGCAAACCTATATGGCTCTCAAGTACTCAATGCTAATCTCACGCAGGCAATACTCACAGGAGCCTGCATAGCTGACTGGCAAATCGGTAGCTCAACCATTCTAAAGGACATCAAATGCGATTATGTTTTTCGTACCTATGACTACAGAAAGGAAAAATTCTCAGGCCGCCTTCCTGTGGATTCTGAGAGCACGTTTGCCCCAGGTGAGTTTACTCAGCGATTTCAGATCATCGCCAGCGCCCTAGAAACTATCGACATTACCTTCACCGAAGGGATCGACTGGCAAGCCTTTTTCCAATCCTTTCAAGACCTGCGGGACAGTCGCCCCAACGAAGCCATCTCCATTCAAGGCATGGAGCGCAAGGGCGATGCCTTTATCGTGCGGTTAGAGGTCGAGGCCGAGGCCGATAAAGCTGCCATTGAGACAGAGGTAAAGCAGCGCTACGCCCACCAACTCGCAGCCCTCGAAGCCCAGTATCAAGAGCAGCTACGATTACAATCGGATGAAATAGCTCACTATCGGCAAACGCAATCCTCGCTCCTTCACATCGTGCAAACTATGGCTGAAAAAGACTCCATTTCTCAAACCTTCCATGGCCCGGTGGGCAATGTGGCAGGTACCAACCAGGGGCAAATGACCGCCTACATCAACCAAAACAATGAGGCCATCAGCCAGCTCATCGCCGCGCTGCGGGCCTCGGCTCAAACCTTTCCCCCAGAGCAAAAAGACGACGTGCTCATGGAGCTAGACGATCTGGAAGGCGATCTCAGCAAGCCCGAAAAGCAAGAGCCAAAGCGCATTGGCAAACGCCTTCAACGACTGATCGCGGCAGGGACGGCAGCCGCGACTCTGGCAGGGGGAGCCGCTACCTTTGCAGGCGATGTCAACGACTTCACCGCAAACGTGCTGGAGCTAGGAGAAAAGATCGGTTTGTCCAAAGACGCGATCCAGGGCAATCCGTAG
- a CDS encoding endo-1,4-beta-xylanase has translation MNRRSLLRYAPIAALTAASLGSTSGPLLASPPPLVLQAYLPNGDPLPRFELNRLYFLDLNDEPIPHPDRTVEAGVLTSAPPPGPFSIGLQLLVEGFGDITLYADNRGRGFTPRDFPLVLNGAFARDRIHRVTTACDRWQRQGYGIPQRVRDRLERARVYLTQAEAAPELQAQIPLWNQSLVESLWAGEEAALSRAGQRIARTPPRQGFQLGCNAFGHPSLGPDYDRHFEALFTTATVPFYWRYFEPERGQPNYAEVDTQVDWLQRSGIRPKGHPLVWFHEASVPDWVRPLPYAQVKAALRQRIVEITGRYGDRLPAYDVINEAHDVPWANELGYDQDQFLDLTRMACEAARQGHPTVQRVVNSCCLWARNVAIHGPPQRSPLQYLKACLAAGIEFEVIGLQLYYPDQDMFECDRLLDRFTGLGKPVHITEMGCSSDTGIDENSILGDALGLWHAPWSEAVQADWVEQIYTLAYSKPEIETVGWWDLSDQAVFWPFGGLLNRQNQPKAAYYRLQGLKKAWGI, from the coding sequence ATGAACCGTCGCTCCCTGCTGCGCTACGCCCCGATCGCAGCCCTGACCGCCGCTAGCCTGGGTAGTACCTCTGGCCCGCTTTTGGCCAGTCCGCCACCCCTGGTACTGCAGGCCTACCTGCCCAACGGTGACCCCCTGCCCCGGTTTGAGCTCAACCGCCTCTACTTCCTCGACCTCAACGACGAACCCATCCCCCACCCCGATCGCACCGTAGAGGCTGGCGTTCTCACCAGCGCACCGCCCCCGGGCCCATTCTCCATTGGTCTGCAACTGCTGGTGGAGGGCTTTGGCGATATTACGCTGTACGCCGACAACCGGGGGCGGGGGTTCACGCCGAGGGATTTTCCCCTGGTGCTGAATGGGGCCTTTGCCCGCGATCGCATTCACCGGGTTACCACCGCCTGCGATCGCTGGCAGCGCCAGGGCTACGGCATACCCCAGCGGGTGCGCGATCGCCTTGAGCGGGCCCGGGTCTACCTGACCCAGGCCGAAGCTGCCCCCGAGCTGCAAGCCCAGATTCCCCTGTGGAACCAATCTCTGGTGGAAAGCCTGTGGGCCGGGGAAGAGGCTGCCCTCAGCCGGGCTGGCCAGCGCATTGCCCGCACTCCACCTCGCCAGGGCTTTCAGCTCGGTTGCAATGCCTTTGGCCACCCCAGCCTGGGGCCCGACTACGATCGCCACTTTGAGGCCCTCTTCACCACTGCCACCGTGCCCTTCTACTGGCGCTACTTCGAGCCCGAGCGGGGCCAGCCCAACTACGCCGAGGTCGATACCCAGGTGGACTGGTTGCAGCGATCGGGTATTCGCCCCAAGGGGCACCCCCTGGTGTGGTTCCACGAGGCCAGCGTGCCCGACTGGGTGCGGCCCCTGCCCTACGCCCAGGTGAAGGCGGCCCTGCGCCAGCGAATTGTAGAAATTACCGGGCGCTATGGCGATCGCCTCCCCGCCTACGACGTCATTAACGAAGCCCACGATGTGCCCTGGGCCAACGAACTGGGCTACGACCAGGACCAGTTCCTCGACCTCACCCGGATGGCCTGCGAGGCCGCCCGCCAGGGCCACCCCACGGTGCAGCGGGTGGTGAATAGCTGCTGTCTGTGGGCCCGCAATGTGGCGATCCACGGCCCGCCCCAGCGCAGCCCGCTGCAATACCTCAAGGCTTGCCTGGCGGCGGGGATTGAGTTTGAGGTGATTGGATTGCAGCTCTACTACCCCGACCAGGATATGTTTGAGTGCGATCGCCTGCTCGATCGCTTTACCGGCCTGGGCAAGCCCGTCCACATTACCGAAATGGGCTGCTCATCGGACACCGGCATCGACGAAAATTCGATTTTGGGCGATGCCCTGGGCCTCTGGCATGCCCCCTGGAGTGAGGCGGTGCAGGCCGACTGGGTGGAGCAGATCTACACCCTGGCCTACAGCAAGCCCGAAATCGAGACCGTCGGCTGGTGGGATTTGTCAGACCAGGCCGTATTCTGGCCCTTTGGCGGCCTGCTGAATCGCCAGAACCAGCCCAAGGCCGCCTACTACCGCCTCCAGGGACTGAAAAAAGCCTGGGGTATTTAG
- a CDS encoding TspO/MBR family protein has product MGVNEATRDTTIQTDLANPRWDKKATLVYLGATIAQVAAMTALLWGMDGAFGYFNLGALAPWATTAIACAFFAAVTLRSRLFSLLDNTRNSGRYKSLQRPGWAPPPLAFPIVWMSIAVLRVVSAYLVWSAMGQTFLIWPLILYVVHLSLGDTWNTIFTVEGRLGAAVPMVIVGPLLSVAVVTLGYFQVVPLAGWVILPSLVWLAIATALCISLWRLNGQEPLYPVIAKAEP; this is encoded by the coding sequence ATGGGAGTCAACGAAGCCACCCGCGACACCACCATCCAGACCGATCTGGCCAATCCCCGCTGGGACAAGAAAGCCACGCTGGTCTATCTGGGGGCAACGATCGCCCAGGTGGCGGCCATGACCGCGCTACTGTGGGGTATGGATGGGGCATTTGGGTACTTCAACCTGGGTGCCCTGGCTCCGTGGGCAACGACTGCCATTGCCTGCGCCTTTTTTGCCGCTGTAACGCTGCGATCGCGCCTCTTCTCTCTGCTCGACAACACGCGCAACAGCGGACGCTACAAGTCGCTCCAGCGTCCGGGCTGGGCACCGCCGCCGCTGGCCTTTCCCATTGTGTGGATGAGCATTGCCGTGCTGCGGGTGGTGTCGGCCTACTTGGTGTGGTCGGCAATGGGACAAACGTTTTTGATCTGGCCGCTGATTCTCTACGTGGTGCACCTCAGCCTGGGCGACACCTGGAATACGATTTTTACGGTGGAAGGTCGCCTGGGGGCCGCGGTGCCGATGGTGATTGTGGGGCCGCTGCTTTCGGTGGCGGTGGTTACGCTCGGCTATTTTCAGGTGGTGCCGCTGGCGGGGTGGGTAATTTTGCCGTCGCTGGTGTGGCTTGCGATCGCCACCGCCCTCTGCATCAGCCTCTGGCGCTTGAACGGTCAAGAGCCGTTGTATCCGGTCATCGCCAAAGCCGAGCCGTAG
- a CDS encoding BrnT family toxin produces the protein MQAVLTIQFEWDERKNAANIAKHGFDFADADRIFNAPLLVDPDEPTDYGEDRWIGIGLLDGRVIVVVFIEPADNTIRVISLRKALSHERRRYEHYLQNRLGQN, from the coding sequence ATACAAGCGGTTTTAACTATACAGTTTGAGTGGGATGAGCGAAAAAATGCAGCCAATATCGCCAAGCATGGCTTTGACTTTGCCGATGCCGATCGCATCTTCAACGCGCCACTGCTGGTTGACCCAGACGAACCGACTGATTACGGTGAAGATCGCTGGATTGGCATTGGGCTGCTAGATGGTCGCGTTATCGTTGTTGTATTCATAGAGCCAGCCGACAATACCATTCGCGTCATTTCTCTAAGAAAGGCACTCTCCCATGAACGAAGGCGCTACGAACATTACCTCCAAAACCGATTGGGCCAGAATTGA
- a CDS encoding FAD-dependent oxidoreductase, with the protein MENTAQKRVVVVGAGWAGLGSAYHLARQGYAVTLLEAGAYPGGLVAGWQTPQGRAVEAGIHGFWYPYRNIFALTDHLGIQPFTEWTRSAQYSPQGLEVESPLFQAQPYLPTPLGTFLYTDFKRLPLIDRLSALPLLQALIDFDNSDEAWQKYDRITARELFRQYGVSSRLYHESFEPMLLVGLFAPGEQCSAAAALGMLYYFILAHQPDFDVRWCRGTVGAQIFRPWTEAIERVGGTILANHRVSDVRVENNRVTAVVCGDGVFEADAVVFAVGISGLKKIVEQSAALRDRQEFRDIRNLGAIDVLAARLWLDRKVNIPRPSNACFGFHPTTGWTFFDLNALHDEYRDEPGTVVEADYYHANQLLPLDDDQVVAQVQQDLAGCLPAFGEAKIIDHAVVRIPQGVTHFAPGSYRYLLPATTSFANLFMAGDWIVTRHGSWSQEKAYVTGLEAANRVIAALGQGQPAEILPVIPDEPHIQALRAANRWVRQGLKGLPQFWLP; encoded by the coding sequence ATGGAAAACACAGCACAAAAGCGGGTGGTGGTGGTTGGCGCAGGCTGGGCGGGACTGGGTTCGGCCTACCACCTGGCGCGTCAGGGGTACGCCGTCACGCTGCTTGAAGCCGGAGCCTACCCCGGTGGGCTGGTAGCGGGCTGGCAAACGCCCCAGGGCCGCGCCGTCGAGGCGGGGATTCACGGGTTTTGGTACCCCTACCGCAACATTTTTGCCCTCACCGACCATCTCGGCATTCAGCCCTTTACCGAGTGGACGCGATCGGCCCAGTATTCGCCCCAGGGACTGGAGGTGGAGTCGCCGCTGTTTCAGGCCCAGCCCTACCTGCCCACGCCCCTGGGCACCTTTCTCTACACCGACTTCAAGCGGCTGCCGCTGATCGATCGCCTCTCGGCCCTGCCCCTGCTGCAAGCGCTGATCGACTTCGACAACTCCGACGAGGCCTGGCAAAAGTACGATCGCATTACCGCCCGCGAGCTGTTTCGCCAGTACGGCGTGTCTTCGCGGCTCTACCACGAGTCGTTTGAGCCGATGCTGCTGGTGGGGCTGTTTGCCCCTGGCGAACAGTGCTCAGCGGCGGCGGCACTGGGCATGCTCTACTACTTCATCCTCGCCCACCAGCCCGACTTTGACGTGCGCTGGTGCCGGGGCACGGTGGGGGCACAGATCTTTCGGCCCTGGACGGAGGCGATCGAGCGAGTTGGCGGCACAATTCTCGCCAACCACCGGGTGTCGGATGTGCGGGTAGAGAACAACCGGGTGACGGCGGTAGTTTGCGGTGATGGGGTATTTGAGGCCGATGCGGTGGTGTTTGCCGTGGGCATCAGCGGGCTGAAGAAAATTGTGGAGCAGTCGGCGGCGCTGCGCGATCGCCAGGAGTTCCGGGATATTCGCAACCTGGGGGCGATCGATGTGCTGGCGGCCCGCCTCTGGCTCGATCGCAAGGTCAACATTCCCCGCCCCTCCAACGCCTGCTTTGGCTTTCACCCCACCACCGGCTGGACGTTCTTTGACCTCAATGCCCTCCACGACGAGTACCGCGACGAACCGGGCACCGTGGTCGAGGCCGACTACTACCACGCCAACCAGCTATTGCCGCTGGATGACGACCAGGTAGTGGCCCAGGTGCAGCAAGACCTGGCCGGGTGCCTTCCCGCCTTTGGCGAGGCCAAGATTATCGACCACGCCGTAGTACGCATTCCCCAGGGGGTGACGCACTTTGCCCCCGGCAGCTACCGCTACCTGCTGCCCGCCACCACCAGCTTCGCCAATCTGTTCATGGCGGGCGACTGGATTGTGACGCGCCACGGCTCGTGGTCGCAGGAGAAGGCCTACGTGACGGGGCTAGAGGCGGCGAACCGGGTGATTGCGGCGCTGGGCCAGGGGCAGCCTGCGGAGATTTTGCCCGTGATTCCCGATGAGCCGCATATTCAGGCGCTGCGGGCCGCCAACCGCTGGGTACGGCAGGGGCTCAAGGGGTTGCCTCAGTTCTGGCTACCGTAG